Proteins found in one Streptococcus criceti HS-6 genomic segment:
- a CDS encoding YfhO family protein, producing MIAVLKKHQKLLAFYGSAFFLPALIMLVVLWSMDIYWGSKTTILASDGFHQYSIFATQLRNILHGSDSFFYTFTSGLGLNFYALSSYYLGSFLSPFYYFFSVKSMADAVYLFTLIKFGLMGVSISFTLRKLFVKLQEPLIASLSTSYALMSFAVSQLEINTWLDVLILAPLIILGLHYLLEQKRFWLYYLTLTLLFIQNYYFGFMLAIFLALYFLVQLTRNPNWQKLVASFTNFTVVSILSALTSAVMLIPSYLDLSTHGEKFSTFNTLLADKVWTFDLFAKNFVGAYDTTKFGAIPMIYVGLFPLALALTFFTIKEIKWFVKLAYALLLGVIIASFYLNPLDLLWQGMHAPNMFLHRYAWLFSTLIILMAGESLSYLQKFYVKRLLAVFSLLIIGFILTFIYARHYTFLKPIHLVLTLAFLIAYAVILVAFNKKQLGSLAMIAFTLVFTLFEIGLNAYYQVNNLNDEWIFPTREGYERDRSQIDQLIKYTKQQQDTFFRTERLLPQTGNDSMKFNYNGISQFSSIRNTASSSQLDRLGFQSNGTNLNLRYQNNTIIADSLFGVTYNLSNEDVGKYGFKAVKSSGFLSLYRNKNASQLAILTDGVYKDVKFTINTLDNQASLLNNLTRLDQTYFTHLSSQTQDSLTNFNDRLTVIAPAGENTAKLSYQVNVPANQQVYISLPNLSLSNEDANSVTVTVNDKIYNYTTDNAFSFFNLGYFQKESQIKVTLAFPENHQVSFERPNFYGLNTQAYQRAMDKIKSQKVTVTTQNNQVTANYTAKKAGSLFFTLPYDKGWSAKLNGKPVKIRKVQKGFMAVDVPAGKGKVKLSFIPNGFKSASLLSIAGLILFLLYNYSYHHFLKRQTKASGY from the coding sequence ATGATAGCAGTTTTGAAAAAACATCAAAAACTCCTCGCTTTCTATGGCTCCGCCTTTTTTCTACCTGCCTTGATTATGCTAGTAGTACTCTGGTCCATGGATATTTACTGGGGCAGTAAAACAACTATTTTAGCCAGTGATGGTTTCCATCAATATTCTATTTTTGCGACCCAGTTACGTAACATCTTGCACGGTAGTGATAGTTTCTTTTATACTTTTACTTCTGGTTTGGGACTAAATTTTTACGCTCTCTCTAGTTATTATTTAGGGTCCTTTCTGTCACCCTTTTACTATTTCTTTAGTGTCAAATCTATGGCTGATGCGGTTTATCTCTTCACTCTCATTAAATTTGGCTTGATGGGAGTGTCAATATCCTTTACACTTCGTAAACTTTTTGTAAAGCTTCAAGAACCCCTGATAGCTAGTCTATCAACTTCCTATGCTCTCATGAGTTTTGCGGTTAGTCAGCTAGAAATCAATACTTGGCTAGATGTTCTTATCCTTGCTCCCTTGATCATCTTAGGGTTGCATTATCTCTTGGAACAAAAACGTTTCTGGCTTTACTACTTGACGCTGACCTTACTCTTTATCCAAAATTATTATTTTGGTTTTATGCTGGCAATCTTCTTAGCGCTCTACTTTCTAGTCCAGTTAACTCGAAACCCTAATTGGCAGAAACTTGTCGCCTCGTTTACAAACTTTACAGTTGTGTCAATCTTGTCAGCCTTAACATCAGCTGTTATGTTGATACCAAGCTATTTGGATCTGTCAACCCATGGAGAAAAGTTCTCAACTTTTAACACTTTGTTAGCTGACAAAGTCTGGACTTTTGACCTCTTTGCTAAAAATTTTGTTGGAGCCTATGACACTACAAAATTTGGGGCCATTCCTATGATTTATGTTGGGCTCTTTCCATTAGCTCTGGCTCTTACCTTCTTTACTATCAAAGAAATAAAGTGGTTTGTTAAACTAGCCTATGCCTTGCTTTTAGGAGTTATAATTGCCAGCTTCTATCTCAATCCTTTGGATTTACTTTGGCAGGGGATGCACGCGCCAAATATGTTTCTCCACCGCTATGCTTGGTTATTCTCAACCCTTATAATCTTAATGGCTGGCGAAAGTCTCAGCTACCTGCAAAAGTTTTATGTGAAACGGCTATTAGCAGTTTTCTCTCTTTTAATTATCGGATTTATCCTAACTTTTATCTATGCCAGACACTATACCTTTTTAAAACCGATTCATCTAGTTCTAACCCTAGCCTTTCTAATAGCCTATGCAGTTATATTGGTTGCCTTCAATAAGAAACAGTTGGGGTCCCTAGCCATGATTGCCTTTACTCTCGTTTTTACACTTTTCGAAATTGGTCTCAACGCTTACTACCAAGTCAATAATCTGAACGATGAATGGATTTTTCCAACCAGAGAAGGGTATGAACGAGATCGGAGCCAAATCGACCAATTGATTAAATATACCAAGCAGCAGCAAGATACGTTTTTTAGAACAGAACGACTTCTACCCCAAACTGGCAATGATAGTATGAAATTCAACTACAATGGTATCTCTCAATTTTCTTCTATTCGTAATACCGCTTCCAGCAGCCAGTTGGATCGACTGGGCTTCCAATCAAATGGGACTAACCTTAACTTGCGCTACCAAAATAATACGATTATTGCTGATAGTCTTTTTGGCGTTACTTACAATCTTTCCAATGAGGATGTTGGTAAGTATGGTTTCAAAGCGGTTAAAAGCTCTGGCTTTCTTTCGCTTTACCGTAATAAAAATGCTAGTCAATTAGCAATTCTGACGGATGGGGTTTACAAAGATGTCAAATTTACTATTAATACCTTGGACAATCAGGCTTCCCTACTCAACAATCTAACGAGGCTTGATCAAACTTACTTTACACATCTGTCAAGTCAGACTCAAGACTCCTTGACTAACTTTAATGATCGCCTAACCGTCATTGCTCCTGCAGGTGAAAATACTGCTAAACTTAGCTATCAGGTCAATGTTCCAGCCAATCAGCAGGTTTACATCAGCCTTCCCAATCTTTCACTTAGTAACGAGGATGCTAATAGTGTAACAGTAACCGTTAATGACAAAATTTACAATTATACTACTGATAATGCTTTTAGCTTCTTTAATTTGGGTTACTTTCAAAAAGAAAGTCAGATAAAAGTTACTTTGGCTTTTCCAGAAAATCATCAAGTTTCTTTTGAACGACCAAACTTCTACGGCCTCAATACTCAAGCTTATCAAAGGGCTATGGACAAAATTAAATCGCAAAAGGTCACTGTTACAACTCAAAATAATCAGGTCACTGCCAACTATACCGCTAAAAAAGCTGGCTCACTCTTCTTTACTCTTCCCTATGATAAGGGCTGGTCAGCCAAACTAAACGGTAAGCCTGTCAAAATTCGTAAAGTGCAAAAAGGCTTCATGGCAGTCGATGTTCCAGCAGGGAAAGGGAAAGTCAAGTTGAGTTTCATTCCAAATGGTTTTAAATCAGCCAGTCTTCTCTCTATAGCAGGTCTTATTCTTTTTCTTCTCTATAATTATAGTTATCATCACTTTTTAAAGAGACAAACAAAGGCTTCTGGATACTAG
- a CDS encoding S1C family serine protease, whose product MENSKKIPWKKILTPFLILLIGFIGGLLATFLMLKLSGVTTSIGKTSVSNIKYNNSSDVTKAVDKVKNAVVTVSNYQELSDAEAEAADKAGIEKDKDGLVQYGQGSGVIYKKDGKDAYVVTNAHVVDGAEKLTIMMGNEKDQKEAIKGELVGSDTYSDLAVIKISSDKVSKVAEFADSSSVKVGETAIAIGSPLGSEFANTVTQGIVSSLDRTVTLQAEDGSTVQTKAFQTDAAINPGNSGGALINIEGQVIGINSSKITMEGYEGMGFAIPSNNVVSTINQLEKDGKVVRPALGITMADLNSASSSIQDKVDVPDDVTKGVVVGSVQSDMPADGKLEEYDVITKINDKEVTSVAELQEELYKHKIGDTVTLTFYRDGKKKTVDIKLTKTNNDLDTSSSSSK is encoded by the coding sequence TTGGAAAATTCAAAGAAAATACCTTGGAAAAAAATTCTAACACCTTTTTTGATACTGCTTATTGGCTTTATCGGGGGGTTGCTGGCAACTTTCTTGATGTTAAAACTCAGCGGTGTTACAACTTCTATCGGTAAAACATCTGTCAGCAATATTAAATACAATAATTCCTCAGATGTGACCAAGGCTGTTGATAAGGTCAAAAATGCTGTTGTTACCGTTTCTAATTACCAAGAACTATCTGATGCTGAAGCTGAGGCTGCTGATAAGGCTGGAATCGAAAAAGATAAAGATGGCCTAGTCCAATATGGCCAAGGTTCTGGGGTAATCTATAAAAAAGATGGTAAAGATGCCTACGTTGTAACTAACGCCCATGTAGTTGATGGAGCTGAAAAGCTAACTATCATGATGGGGAATGAAAAAGATCAGAAAGAAGCCATAAAGGGGGAATTAGTCGGTTCTGATACCTATTCAGATTTAGCTGTAATTAAAATTTCTTCTGACAAGGTCTCTAAAGTAGCAGAATTTGCGGATTCCTCTTCTGTTAAAGTGGGAGAAACGGCTATTGCAATCGGTAGTCCATTAGGTTCCGAGTTTGCTAACACTGTCACTCAAGGGATTGTTTCCAGTCTTGATCGGACAGTGACCTTACAGGCTGAAGATGGCTCAACTGTTCAAACCAAAGCTTTTCAGACTGATGCTGCCATCAATCCTGGAAATTCTGGTGGTGCCCTAATCAACATTGAAGGACAGGTCATAGGCATTAACTCAAGTAAAATCACTATGGAAGGCTATGAAGGAATGGGATTTGCTATTCCATCAAATAATGTCGTTTCAACTATTAATCAATTAGAAAAAGATGGTAAAGTTGTTCGTCCAGCTCTTGGTATTACTATGGCTGATTTGAATAGTGCAAGCTCGTCAATTCAAGATAAGGTGGATGTTCCTGATGACGTGACCAAAGGAGTTGTTGTTGGTTCTGTTCAGTCTGATATGCCGGCTGATGGTAAATTAGAGGAGTATGATGTTATCACCAAAATTAATGATAAAGAAGTTACCTCTGTCGCTGAACTCCAAGAGGAGCTTTACAAGCATAAAATTGGTGATACAGTCACCTTGACTTTCTATCGTGATGGTAAGAAGAAAACTGTTGATATCAAACTAACTAAAACCAATAATGATCTGGATACTTCTTCCTCCAGCAGTAAGTAA
- a CDS encoding ParB/RepB/Spo0J family partition protein yields MTVELKELSLNDIYPNPFQPRLSFKQKELEELADSIKENGLIQPIIVRKSPIIGYELIAGERRFRACQLAQLQTIPAIVKELSDQDSRIQAIIENLQRSNLNPVEEAKAYQDLIETNQMTHEEIAKYMGKSRPYITNFLRLLNLSDPLQRALEDGSLSSGHARLLLGLSDQEQEAWLQRIKAEGLSVRALEKLLKPKNSPKTSIKKQNIFKKDLEEELTKALGIPVTINMDNNQSGKITIPFSSSEDLNRIINKLK; encoded by the coding sequence ATGACTGTAGAACTAAAAGAGTTAAGCTTAAACGATATATATCCCAATCCTTTTCAACCTCGCTTAAGTTTTAAACAAAAGGAATTGGAAGAATTAGCAGATTCCATCAAAGAGAATGGCCTCATTCAGCCAATTATTGTCCGAAAATCACCTATTATTGGCTATGAATTAATTGCAGGTGAGCGGCGTTTCAGGGCTTGTCAGTTGGCGCAGCTGCAAACAATTCCGGCGATTGTTAAGGAACTTTCAGACCAAGATAGTCGTATTCAAGCGATTATTGAGAACTTACAGCGTTCTAATCTCAATCCCGTTGAAGAAGCTAAGGCTTATCAAGACCTGATTGAGACTAATCAGATGACCCATGAGGAAATCGCCAAATATATGGGGAAATCCCGCCCTTACATCACTAATTTTTTACGTCTTCTTAATTTATCTGATCCTTTGCAGAGAGCTTTGGAAGATGGCAGTCTATCTTCTGGCCATGCACGCCTTTTGTTGGGCTTAAGCGATCAAGAACAGGAAGCTTGGCTGCAGAGAATTAAAGCAGAAGGACTATCAGTCAGGGCCTTAGAAAAATTGCTTAAACCCAAAAATAGCCCTAAAACCTCGATCAAAAAGCAGAATATTTTTAAAAAAGATTTGGAGGAAGAGCTGACTAAAGCCTTAGGAATTCCTGTTACCATAAACATGGATAATAATCAATCAGGTAAGATAACTATTCCTTTCTCGTCCTCAGAAGACTTAAACAGAATTATCAACAAGCTGAAATAA
- the dnaA gene encoding chromosomal replication initiator protein DnaA, with protein sequence MTENETIFWNRVLELSRDHLTQATFEFFVLDAQLIKVENDTAIIYIDRMKELFWEKNLQQVLITAGFEVFNTQIRAQYIFESAEIENVLASKANSNQGGQANAYPQSGFAQTTQPPVPSNLNPKYQFDNFIQGDENKWAKAASIAVANSPGTTYNPLFIWGGPGLGKTHLLNAIGNTVLENNPSARVRYITAENFINEFVTHIRLESMEELKENFRSLDVLLIDDIQSLAKKTLEGTQEEFFNTFNALHANNKQIVLTSDRTPDHLNNLEERLVTRFKWGLTVDITPPDYETRIAILTNKILEQGFPYTFSQDTIEYLAGQFDSNVRDLEGALKDINLVATVKQSNIITVDLAAEAIRARKQDAPVINIISIEEIQTQVSKFYGVTVKEIKSTKRNQNIVLARQVAMYLAREMTDNSLPKIGKEFGGRDHSTVLHAYNKIKNMLTQDDSLRIEIETIKNKIK encoded by the coding sequence ATGACAGAAAATGAAACGATTTTTTGGAATAGGGTCCTCGAGTTGTCTAGGGATCATCTCACTCAAGCTACTTTTGAATTTTTCGTTCTAGATGCCCAGTTGATTAAGGTAGAAAATGACACAGCTATCATTTACATCGACCGTATGAAGGAACTCTTTTGGGAGAAAAATCTTCAGCAGGTCCTGATTACCGCTGGCTTTGAAGTCTTTAATACACAGATTAGGGCCCAATACATTTTTGAAAGTGCTGAAATTGAGAACGTCCTAGCCAGTAAAGCCAATTCAAATCAGGGGGGGCAAGCAAATGCTTATCCCCAGTCGGGCTTTGCTCAGACAACTCAACCTCCCGTTCCGTCAAATTTAAACCCCAAGTATCAGTTTGACAACTTCATTCAAGGGGATGAAAATAAGTGGGCCAAGGCAGCTTCAATTGCTGTCGCTAATAGTCCTGGGACAACCTACAATCCTCTTTTTATCTGGGGGGGACCTGGTCTAGGGAAAACTCACTTACTCAATGCTATTGGTAATACCGTTTTGGAAAATAATCCCAGTGCACGGGTTCGCTATATCACAGCAGAAAATTTCATCAATGAATTTGTGACCCATATTCGCTTAGAGTCTATGGAAGAACTCAAGGAAAATTTCCGCAGCTTGGATGTTCTCCTGATTGATGATATTCAATCCTTGGCTAAGAAGACTTTGGAAGGAACTCAGGAAGAATTTTTCAACACCTTCAACGCCCTACATGCCAACAACAAACAGATTGTTTTAACTAGTGATCGGACACCTGATCATCTCAACAATCTGGAAGAGCGGCTGGTAACCCGTTTTAAATGGGGACTGACGGTTGATATTACACCGCCAGATTATGAAACTAGGATTGCTATCTTGACCAATAAAATTCTTGAGCAAGGTTTCCCTTACACCTTTTCTCAGGATACGATTGAATATTTAGCTGGCCAATTTGATTCCAACGTTCGTGATCTAGAGGGTGCTCTTAAGGATATCAATCTGGTGGCTACTGTTAAGCAGTCTAACATCATTACAGTTGATTTAGCTGCCGAAGCCATTCGGGCCCGCAAGCAGGATGCGCCAGTTATCAATATCATTTCAATTGAAGAAATTCAAACACAGGTCAGCAAATTCTATGGTGTAACCGTCAAAGAAATCAAATCGACCAAGCGTAATCAAAACATTGTTCTAGCCCGTCAGGTTGCTATGTATCTGGCACGAGAGATGACCGATAACAGTCTGCCTAAGATTGGTAAAGAATTCGGTGGACGTGATCATTCGACAGTTCTGCATGCTTATAATAAAATCAAAAATATGTTAACTCAGGATGACAGTCTGCGGATTGAAATTGAAACTATCAAAAATAAAATCAAATAG
- the dnaN gene encoding DNA polymerase III subunit beta, with the protein MINFSINKAFFLQALNTTKRAISSKNAIPILSSIKIDVHATGITLTGSNGQISIENSIASNDENAGLLISETGSILLEANFFINIISSLPDISLDFKEIEHSQVLLTSGKSEITLKGKDVEQYPRLQEVATSNPLVFETKVLKTLIAETAFAASTQESRPILTGIHLVLTEHKNFKAVATDSHRMSQRKLVLENSGDNFDVVLPSRSLREFSAVFGDDIETVEVFLSGSQILFRSETISFYARMLEGAYPDTDRLLVSDFETEILFDTNNLRSAMERAHLISNATQNGTVKLEIVDGKVSAHVNSPEVGKVNEEIDTLETSGNDLTISFNPTYLIESLKALKSETVRIRFISPVRPFTLTPGDDGENFIQLITPVRTN; encoded by the coding sequence ATGATTAATTTTTCAATTAATAAAGCCTTCTTTTTGCAGGCTTTAAATACCACTAAAAGAGCTATTAGTAGCAAAAATGCTATTCCTATTCTTTCTAGCATTAAGATTGATGTCCATGCAACTGGTATCACCTTGACAGGCTCTAATGGTCAGATTTCAATTGAAAACTCAATTGCTAGCAATGATGAAAATGCTGGTCTCTTAATTTCAGAAACAGGCAGCATCTTACTGGAAGCCAACTTTTTTATTAATATCATTTCCAGCTTACCAGATATTAGTCTCGACTTTAAAGAAATTGAACACAGTCAGGTCCTTTTGACCAGCGGTAAATCAGAAATTACCCTCAAAGGGAAAGATGTTGAGCAATACCCTCGCCTGCAGGAAGTTGCGACTAGCAATCCCTTAGTTTTTGAAACCAAGGTTTTGAAAACCTTGATTGCTGAAACTGCTTTTGCTGCCAGCACTCAGGAAAGTCGGCCAATTTTAACAGGAATTCACTTGGTTTTAACAGAGCATAAGAATTTCAAGGCTGTGGCTACCGATTCTCATCGAATGAGCCAGCGTAAACTTGTTTTGGAAAATTCTGGGGATAACTTTGATGTCGTTTTGCCAAGCCGTTCTCTGCGTGAATTTTCAGCTGTTTTTGGTGATGATATTGAAACTGTTGAGGTCTTTCTATCGGGCAGTCAAATTCTTTTCAGAAGTGAAACGATTTCTTTTTATGCTCGGATGTTAGAAGGGGCTTATCCAGATACTGATCGACTTTTAGTTAGTGATTTTGAAACCGAAATTCTTTTCGATACCAATAATCTTCGCTCAGCTATGGAGCGGGCTCATTTGATTTCTAATGCTACTCAAAATGGTACTGTTAAGTTGGAAATTGTAGATGGCAAGGTGTCGGCTCATGTTAATTCTCCCGAAGTTGGTAAAGTCAATGAAGAAATTGATACTCTTGAAACAAGCGGCAATGATTTAACTATCAGTTTCAATCCAACTTACTTAATTGAATCCCTCAAGGCTCTTAAGAGTGAGACGGTTCGGATTCGTTTCATATCGCCAGTTCGTCCATTTACTTTGACACCAGGTGATGATGGTGAAAACTTTATCCAGCTGATTACTCCAGTTCGGACTAACTAA
- a CDS encoding DUF951 domain-containing protein, translating into MYQVGSLVEMKKPHACTIKETGKKANCWEVTRLGADIKIRCTNCDHVVMMSRHDFERKLKNVL; encoded by the coding sequence ATGTATCAGGTAGGTTCTTTGGTTGAAATGAAAAAGCCTCATGCCTGCACTATTAAGGAGACTGGTAAGAAGGCTAACTGCTGGGAAGTGACGCGTTTAGGGGCTGATATCAAGATTCGCTGTACTAATTGTGATCATGTCGTCATGATGAGTCGTCATGATTTTGAGCGAAAGCTAAAGAATGTCTTATGA
- a CDS encoding diacylglycerol/lipid kinase family protein: protein MTLFIIANPNAGPHKAHQVVEKIQKDYPQLDQEIVYTTGPDDEKYQVDHVLSSWADGDRLLILGGDGTLSKVLYYLPEDIPFAYYPVGSGNDFAKALQLPDLDGTMATLLTGCTREITIFVDQAGILLNSLDLGFSAWVVKQAAQSKIKSGLNRFHLGKMTYVLIAILSLFKKPMASVQLKKGSGELLEVKDIYFFSLANNTYFGGGIMIWPSATVFDSNLHLVYAKGENFWQRLVILLTLVLKKHETSSYLNHALLDGLTLTFPDKTLLAVDGEILQCQQMTLTAQKRKIYL from the coding sequence ATGACTCTTTTTATTATTGCCAATCCGAATGCTGGTCCCCACAAAGCCCATCAAGTTGTGGAAAAAATCCAAAAAGATTATCCTCAACTTGATCAGGAAATAGTTTATACGACTGGTCCGGATGATGAAAAGTATCAAGTAGACCATGTACTAAGCTCTTGGGCAGATGGGGATCGTCTTCTGATTTTAGGAGGTGATGGTACTTTGTCTAAGGTGCTTTATTATTTACCAGAGGACATTCCTTTTGCTTATTACCCAGTTGGTTCAGGTAATGATTTTGCTAAAGCCTTACAACTACCAGATTTAGATGGGACTATGGCAACTCTTTTAACTGGATGTACAAGAGAAATTACTATTTTTGTAGATCAGGCAGGTATCTTACTTAATAGCCTGGATCTCGGCTTTTCAGCTTGGGTAGTCAAGCAGGCAGCTCAGTCTAAAATTAAGTCTGGGCTCAATCGGTTTCATCTAGGAAAAATGACCTATGTTTTAATAGCTATTTTATCTCTCTTTAAAAAGCCGATGGCTAGTGTTCAGCTTAAGAAGGGGAGTGGTGAGCTTTTAGAAGTTAAGGACATTTACTTTTTCTCCCTAGCTAATAATACTTATTTTGGCGGGGGCATTATGATTTGGCCTAGTGCGACGGTATTTGACTCAAATTTGCATCTCGTTTATGCTAAAGGGGAAAATTTTTGGCAGCGTTTGGTGATTTTATTGACCCTTGTCTTAAAAAAACATGAGACTTCCTCTTACTTAAATCATGCGTTACTGGATGGTCTGACTTTGACTTTTCCAGATAAAACCTTGTTGGCAGTTGATGGTGAAATTCTTCAATGTCAGCAGATGACTCTGACAGCTCAAAAGAGAAAGATTTATTTATAG
- a CDS encoding CPBP family intramembrane glutamic endopeptidase, which yields MMMKVKRESFFSPLMKVLLATVGFLPFNSLLALLSNGLYGNVSSGPIFVLGYLFYALFFIKVLDKQTWKALNLSFNKKSVKGFLLSFLLTAALIFLGSVIARFLFHDNPFQIQRKLSLANIFIYTLTSFSAAFLVQGFPEELIFRGYMTQALRTKYSPIVSLFITSGLFTLIHAFHIFREGLVSGLLTMFIAFSLAFLAYLLKCIFETTWAAVAVHGGVHFTRMMLVLLGFSESHIAILMHSLFLLLVALIIFYRFRDRLTKTIEVRL from the coding sequence ATGATGATGAAAGTAAAGAGAGAGTCATTTTTCTCGCCCCTAATGAAGGTACTACTAGCGACAGTTGGATTCTTGCCCTTTAACAGTCTGCTAGCTTTATTATCTAATGGGTTGTATGGAAATGTCTCTAGTGGTCCAATTTTTGTTCTTGGCTATTTATTTTATGCCTTATTTTTTATCAAGGTATTGGATAAGCAAACTTGGAAGGCCTTGAATTTATCCTTTAATAAGAAGTCGGTCAAAGGATTTCTGCTCTCTTTCCTGTTGACGGCTGCTCTAATTTTTCTAGGGTCGGTCATCGCTAGATTTCTTTTCCATGACAATCCGTTTCAAATTCAAAGAAAGCTTAGTTTGGCTAACATTTTCATCTATACTTTAACGTCCTTTTCGGCTGCTTTTCTGGTTCAAGGATTTCCAGAAGAGCTGATCTTTCGCGGTTACATGACCCAAGCTTTACGGACCAAGTACTCACCGATTGTTTCCCTCTTCATAACTAGCGGACTCTTTACCCTAATTCATGCCTTCCATATTTTTAGAGAGGGATTAGTATCTGGCCTCTTAACGATGTTCATTGCTTTTAGCTTAGCTTTTTTAGCTTATTTGCTGAAATGTATCTTTGAGACAACTTGGGCAGCTGTAGCTGTTCACGGTGGAGTTCATTTTACTCGGATGATGCTGGTTTTATTGGGATTTTCAGAATCACATATAGCTATCTTGATGCACAGTTTATTCTTATTACTAGTAGCTTTAATTATTTTTTACAGATTTAGAGACCGTCTAACCAAAACAATTGAGGTAAGATTATGA
- a CDS encoding helix-turn-helix domain-containing protein, translating to MTTFSEQLKSLRSAKNISQEVLAQELFISRQAISKWENGEATPDLDNLVKLAEIFQVSLDQLILGKEPEKIIERVIEKDGNRPMNIWEFCDKNRGLVIIICFLIFLSIGALAGALGDR from the coding sequence ATGACGACTTTTTCAGAACAGCTAAAATCATTACGTTCGGCTAAAAATATTTCTCAAGAGGTTTTAGCCCAAGAATTATTTATTTCTCGTCAGGCTATTTCCAAGTGGGAAAATGGAGAAGCAACTCCTGATTTAGATAATTTGGTCAAGCTGGCAGAGATTTTTCAAGTAAGTTTAGACCAGCTAATATTAGGCAAAGAGCCAGAAAAAATTATTGAGCGGGTTATTGAAAAAGATGGCAATCGGCCTATGAATATTTGGGAATTTTGTGATAAAAACCGAGGATTGGTTATTATCATTTGTTTCTTAATCTTTTTATCTATTGGTGCTCTAGCTGGTGCTTTAGGAGACAGATAG
- the ychF gene encoding redox-regulated ATPase YchF, translating into MALTAGIVGLPNVGKSTLFNAITKAGAEAANYPFATIDPNVGMVEVPDSRLQKLTELIKPKKTVPTTFEFTDIAGIVKGASKGEGLGNKFLANIREVDAIVHVVRAFDDENVMREQGREGAFVDPLADIDTINLELILADLESINKRYARVEKIARTQKDKDSIAEFAVLEKIKPVLEDGKSARTVEFTEEEQKIVKGLFLLTAKPVLYVANVNEDQVADPDSINYVKQIRDFAATENAEVVVISARAEEEISELDDEDKGEFLEAMGLSESGVDKLTRAAYHLLGLGTYFTAGEKEVRAWTFKRGIKAPQAAGIIHSDFERGFIRAVTMSYDDLITYGSEKAVKEAGRLREEGKDYVVQDGDIMEFRFNV; encoded by the coding sequence ATGGCTTTAACAGCTGGTATTGTTGGTTTGCCCAACGTTGGAAAATCAACGCTTTTTAATGCAATCACCAAGGCGGGGGCAGAGGCTGCCAACTATCCTTTTGCCACTATTGATCCCAATGTCGGAATGGTTGAGGTGCCAGATAGCCGTCTGCAAAAATTAACGGAGTTGATTAAACCTAAAAAAACAGTACCAACGACTTTTGAATTTACCGATATTGCTGGTATTGTTAAAGGGGCTTCTAAGGGTGAGGGTCTGGGAAATAAATTCTTGGCTAATATCCGCGAAGTAGATGCTATTGTCCATGTGGTGCGTGCTTTTGATGATGAAAATGTCATGCGGGAGCAGGGACGTGAAGGTGCCTTTGTCGATCCTCTGGCGGATATTGATACGATCAATTTGGAATTGATCTTGGCTGATCTAGAATCTATCAATAAACGCTATGCGCGTGTTGAGAAGATTGCACGTACACAAAAGGATAAGGACTCGATTGCTGAGTTTGCTGTTCTTGAAAAGATCAAGCCAGTTCTTGAAGATGGTAAATCAGCACGTACCGTTGAGTTTACTGAGGAGGAGCAAAAGATTGTCAAAGGACTCTTTCTTCTGACAGCTAAGCCAGTCCTCTATGTAGCTAATGTCAATGAAGATCAGGTTGCTGATCCAGATAGCATTAATTATGTTAAGCAAATTCGTGATTTCGCAGCAACAGAAAATGCCGAAGTAGTCGTCATTTCAGCGCGTGCTGAGGAAGAAATTTCTGAGTTGGATGATGAAGATAAGGGCGAATTTCTTGAAGCGATGGGCTTGAGTGAGTCAGGTGTGGATAAGCTGACACGCGCAGCCTACCATTTGCTTGGATTGGGAACTTATTTTACCGCTGGTGAGAAGGAAGTGCGAGCTTGGACTTTCAAGCGAGGAATCAAGGCTCCGCAAGCTGCTGGTATCATTCACTCAGATTTTGAACGGGGCTTTATCAGAGCTGTGACTATGTCTTACGACGATTTGATAACTTATGGCTCAGAAAAAGCGGTTAAGGAAGCCGGTCGTCTGCGTGAAGAAGGTAAGGATTACGTGGTCCAAGATGGCGATATTATGGAATTTCGCTTTAATGTTTGA